The segment GCCCACAAGCCTTGCGTGTTAAGTCCCTTGCTTCAGGAAATTGCCACCTGCCCATCTGGAGGGGTCTACCTCTTTCCCAGTCTCCCCAGGCCAGGGCCTGGTCTCAGATTTCTCAGGAGCTCTCAAGGTTGCAAAGCAACAACGTCAGGGACTGAGAATCTCTTAGAGGTAGAAGATACCCTTGATCatagtgggaaggaaggaagattccCCAGGTGCCCTCATTGCCCCCCACACTCTCACTTCTCCACCCTATGGCCCCCTTTTCTGGAAGGTAGAGTTCTATAGACACCAAGCCGGTGCCCACAACACGGGGGGATACTGGTTTCGGAATGTGGAAATCCTGCCCTTTCAACCTTGGCAAAGCTGCTTCATCTCCCAGGTGctctcttgcttttttcacttatttctttctgtgtcagaggaaaggagagaactAAAATGAGTGTTTCTCATAACCTTTAATGTCCAAGGGGTTCAGAACACGCTACCCCAAAAGATGCTGCTTCGGCATATTGATCATTTTGAGCTGAAGGCGGGAGAGAAAGCGCAGATGCAGGAAGGGCTCTCCGACCTCCCTGCTTTCTACCTAAAAACAGGCCGTAAAATTTCCCACGAGGAAGGTGCTCTCGGTGCGCCGGGAAGAGGACGCTTTTATGGCCAGGCCCTGGGAGTCGGCGCTGGAAGGGACCCGGGCAAATAAGCTGCTGCAATCACCCTTATCTTCCACCGCTCTCCGTGTGCGTTTCCTGGTCACTGTCCCACGATTTACTGCCCCGCACCCAAGCCACTTTATCTTGTCACGTCCCACATTTTATTGTTCATTGTCGAAAAAGGTATATAAGTACGTGGCTCTAGTGGCTTCTCtgggtcttcattttccttttgaagaTTCCCATCACCAcgtaaaaatatgaaattaaacaCACCCGCTTCTCTCCTGGTTATCTGTCtatgtcagtttaattcttagGCCCAGCCAGAGACCCGAGGAGGGTAGAAGgaggtttctctttccctcaatgCATCCATGAACCTTGAATCTGGGggtcttgtgaaaatgcagattgtGATTCAGAAAGTCTGCGGTGGGCCCTGGCGTTCTGCCTTCTTAACCCGTACCCAACTGAGGCCCACGCTGCCCCCGGGCCAGGGATGACCCTTTGCCTACTGAAAGGCTAGCTCCCTGCAGGtgctttcattctgttgatgCGGCTAGGCCCCCAGAAGATGGAAACCAATCAGTGACCCCAAAAGTCCGGATGAGATTGGTTCTGGTGAAGGGAAGGCAGGTGTGGCCAGGAGGGACCGCAGCCTGAAGCCCCATGCTTGGGGAGGAAGGCTGGAAGCATGAGGCCAGACAGATGGCGGCTTTGGCAGTAGGAGAGTGTCATGGGGATGCTGGGTATCTTGAGGGATAATGGGGTACCTGGAATGGGGGAGCCAGCAAGTGAGAGGCAGATATAAACAGAGGATAAATGCCTCTTACCTTAAATTGTGTTGACCACCCTAGATTGGCCTGAAACATTTTATGGAATGCAGTAAGtgggtttgggtttggggggCTTTTTGGGGGTACCATTTCACATGATGGAACCCCATGGGAATTTGGCAAAAATATATTCACCCCAAATCACAATGGACATAGCTGGAAAAATGACCCTGGGGTCCCCATCTCTGACTTATCGTAAATGCCCTCCTCTTCATGCCAGTGGGATGAACAGACCACAGGAAACTGAGGAACCAACCCCATTTCCAAGTGCCTTCCAGACTTTCGATGACCCCAGgtgaaaaatgttttagaacaatttttaattcagaaattGTCAAAGTACAGGCATTTTAACTGCATGTAAACAAAGACTCATGActacataaaaagaattatactaaGAATACACAATCAAAGCAAATTTCCAATCAAATGTAGAGACACTTGATATCCTTTGGGACCACCAATCCCCTCACCAGATTTATTCACACATCATCCTTGGCTGGGGAACTTTGCACAGGAAGAGGAAATTCAAAGTTGAAAGAGAAGTCGAGAAATAACCCACAGACCTTTTCCCCCTGTCTTTTGACTTGAAGCTCAAATGTTTGCAGTGACAGCACATATGATGGGGAAACTATCCCATTACAAATATTTCATAAGCTGCTCCACCcttattacatacacacacacttacttaAAATTTGGGGAGCGATAAATTGATCACTAGAAGATAAAATTCCATTgaaataatttgtgattttttttttaagagaaagaggtATAGTCCAAATATCTCTGAGCCCAAACAGCTCGTCCACTCCCACCAGCTTCACATCCCAAAGGCAACCAATATTACAAGTAACAACAATCCTCGAATACTCCTTGAGGATATAGCCCCTTTGGGTACATTATAACACTCCAAATGGCCAGTGAggcaaataattagaaaacagcATATCCAAAGGGAAGATCTGTGTCCTACCAAGTTTGTATAAGAAGCCAAAGAGCTGGTAagaattacaatttaaaaataataaaaatgagccaTTCTCTGTATACATTCTTGTGTAAGAGAGGATTCTCTAGGCTGAAATAGAatttctgctttcaattctcCCTCTTGAGCCAAACGTCGCCCTGCCCCAGGTGGTGGGAAGACCAGGCCAGCAGAAAACTGAATGGAAACCCCTCCTTCATGTGCCACCTCTGGCCACCAAGGCCCAGCCCTCCTGTAAGGATAACAAAACCTTGAAACAAAAGTCAGGAATTAGGGACacgtatttttttcttatttcgcTTTTCCTAGTTTTTAGTGTTTCCTTTTTACTTGCAGGTTTGTCTAATTTCTTACTCACAGAAGAAGTCAAtatcctagagaaaaaaaaaaaaaaagattgaattgaGCACACAAGGGCCAGAAAACAAATatagtttctttatttaaaaattataggtCATCAAAGGGAAATCTAGATTTAAAATAAGGTTGAACCCCAAAGAGTATGACATAATTAtcactttaagtcaaaaactacttaaaatgaaGGTTctcaaatacacttttttttttttttttaaagattttatttatttatttgacagagagagacacagcgagagagggaacacaagcagggggagtgggagagggagaagcaggctccccgcagagcagggagcccgatgcgggactcgatcccaggaccctgggatcatgacctgagctgaaggcagttgcttaaccaactgagccacccaggcgcccctcaaatacaCTTTTAATTGGTGGTTATTTGACACATTCAAGCTCAGTGCTCAGAAGCGATGACAAGCAAGTCCCGTTTGTGTGGGTTGGGCAATGTTTTGAAGTTATTTCACGTAGCAATTAGCTCCAGGAGAATCTCTTCAAAACAACCACCCTGCCAAGTAGCTCAAAGGGAATCTTTTATGTCTCTTCTGGGGCTTGCAAGACCCCAGGGCACTGGaaagaatataatttctttttcaaacataAGTAGAATCTATCTACCACAGAAATAAGgcatccagggcacctgggtggctcagttggttaagcgactgccttcggctcaggtcatgatcctggagtcccgggatcgagtcccacatcgggctccctgctcggcggggggtctgcttctccctctgaccctcttccctctcttgctctctgtctctcattctctctctcaaataaataaataaaatctttaaaaaaaaaaaaaagaaataaggcatccaaagattttttttcccagtgttttgATTTGATTAAATACAGGTGCTGATTTTTTCCCAGCCCAAGTGTTTTAGTAAATAAATGTAACCATCAGTTAAGAGTCCATGAGTactatattcatttctttctttgtgacaTGGACTCCTTTCTAGGATAACTTGTATCTAAAAACAAaagggggtgggtggagaaagTTCAGTAACCTTTCAACACTGAGAGTAGGTGTAAATGCTCTCGCAAACCTCCCTGTCTCCGGGAAGCCTCCGCTACAAGTAGGGGGGTTTGCTCCGGTCGTCTTGTAAGTGACACGATGCATCTTTAACACCTGCCTGCATCAGCCCAGGATCTGGGTCCTTCTCCGGCCCGCTCTGAGACACTTACCGTGGTGGGGACTTCCTTGGTGGCTTCTTGGTACACCTGTTGTTCCTCGACCAAGCTGCTGGGGAAATAGCCCAGGGTGCCCATCTCGTCCTCACGGTCATCTCCGTAGACCTGAGTGCCCAGAAGAGTAACAGTCAGGGGGCTGCGGCTGGGAGTCCACTTCTAGAAACCCCCTGGCATCACATTTGCTGTGAATGAGAATTACAGAATTGCAATGACTCCATTTTCCCCTCTGGGTTCCAGGGGCCTCAGATCCAACTTTGAAGCTCACTCACAGCAACTGAGTTAACCCACAGAAAGTGTGTCTCTGTTCTCCTGTGGCCGGGTCTTCCTGGTCTCACtgagcatttctttattttatgcaATCTTGTGAGCCGCCCAAAATCTTTTTGGAACCCATAAACAAAGTCGGTGCGTTTCTAAAAAACTAAatagatacttttattttaaagaactggCCCTTCTTGGTTGTTAAATATTCGAGTGCACAGATACTTGAGTGAATTTAGGATTTAATTCTTCATTCCTTGAGAAGGTGTCTGTGGGGCTGCAGATGACGACAGCAAATCAGCCCTGCTTCATCCCTCCCTAGGGCCCACCCCTGCAGGTTTTCACTGAAGAAAGCAGATTCTCTGCAAATGAAGAGGGTGTtggtttcctttaaaatattgaaGCGGAGCCTGACTGCCAACATGCATGCCTTTTCCTTGGCAAATCCGTTCAAACATTTTTGAGTAAGTTTCAAACTCTTTAAGATATTCAAGCCCCCCACGTGGTTGACTAGTTCTTGCCAACACATCACATAAACCTACATGTGGTTTTGTtatgaaattttctttgtttcttcaaaaTGCCACAAAAGCAAATGCATGTGATTTTCTGCACTTGCATCTAAACCTCTCCATTATTCTTGAGAGCTCGTTTCAAACACTAAAATGTACTGGAGGTaggtcagaaagaaaaaattaagagcaaCCTATGTCAAGATGTGTGTATATTTGCAAGGATCTCATCTTACACTGCCAGCCCAAAATTCTCCAGCTCCGTTTTCTTGTACCAGCTTTGAGTAAACGTAAATCTGCTgttcttttttaacattaatgAACCTACAGTCCGGGGCATTGTAATCTTCTTGAGCTCTGGAGAGAGAAATAGtatctggaagaaaagaaacattgaaATGACTACATTATTTAGTCTCCTGGATTTTCTAACAGTAAAAAGGCCAAACATATCAGAAATAGGAAATCAGAGAGACTAATAACTCCCAGTTTACAGCTCCTGAACGTTCAGTTCAAGACGAGTAATATAGCCAAGGTATGAAAGCTGAAAATCTCAACCAAGTGAATTCTTGGTAGTTAAGACACCGAATGTACAGACCAAGCAGTGCTAGCGACATACTCGTTAGAGAAGATTCACTTAAAGCCCAATTAGATAGTTCTGCTgttagtggattttttttcttttccttttcctctttttctttctttctttccttctttccttctttctttctttctttctttctttctttctttctttctttctttctttctttctttctttctttctttctttctttctttctttctttctttctttctttctttctttctttctttctttctttccttctttctttcacagagtgagagcacaagcagggggagcggcaggcagagggagaagcaggctccccgctgagcagggagccagacgtggggctcgatcccaggactctgggatcacgacccgagccgaaggcagctgctcaactgactgatccacccaggagccccatttttttttcaattatataatagAAAGATAATGAAAGGCATAaaaaagggctcctgggtggctcagttggttaagcaactgcctcccgctcaggtcatgatcctggagtcacaggatcgaatcccgcatcaggctccctgctcggcagggagtctgcttctccctctgaccctccccgctctcatgctctctctctcaaataaataaataaaatcttaaaaaaaaaaaggcataaaaaatgTCCTTACACACGCACTCGTCATCTGCACAGAGCTTCCTGGAAGCCAGTCTGTCCATAAATATTCTGTGCACGGCACATATGGCTCAAAGACCTGGGAGGGAAAGTATTAATAGTCTGGCCATCTTCCTTTTTTTGCTGTTTTGCTGTCGTCCTTTAACTGGAAGTGGAAACTGACTGCAGTGGTTCCTGTCTTTATAGTGGGAGCCAGACATCTGGGTGAGTCCCCCCAGCCAATGGGAAGGTGCCCACCgttccttcctctgctttcctAACAGCTCCTGAGCTCCAGAGGCTAATTTGCATCTGCTTTTCCAAAGAGACTCAAACTCGAtgtccttttttatatatatacacaaatgatATCCAAACGGTCCGCCATTGGTAAAGCCACTTTAGCTGTGGGACACTGAACTAGTAGGGCATTGTGGAAAGAACtagaattttaaatcatttgaaaCAACTTTTTGGCTCcattttcctattctttccaCTTAGGAGCAGAGATGTACTGACTACAGGAATCTGCTGAAAATGTAGATCTATATCCTTAGAACACATAATGTTCCTTGAAACAAATCCAATTAATAAACATGTGGATTTATAGAATAGATAAATCAAGGATGCTTAAGTTTACAAATCATCCATGATAAGATTTTCGGGAGTCGCGTCTGTCCTGAGGCAGACATAGTTTGTAACACATGAGCTGTTACCAGATCTAGACCGTTTCAATGCAGAAAGGGGGACATAGGTGAGTTGGAAAGAATGGAacaatctttttttcctctctgggacTTTTGAAATTCAGTCTCAAAATGCTCCTGGGTGGAGACAGGAGAAAGCTAGAGGTTCCTGTTACTTCTCCCTGCTTCTGGGAGTCTTTCCCACGGAAAGAGGAGTACTGCTAGAAATCACCAAAGTTGAAGCGCCAATATGCAGCTccatctattcaacaaatattactgagcacctactgtgtgccaggcactgttccaggcacgagggatacagcagtgaataaaaaaaattccctggCCCCAAGGATTTACTTTCTATGAGGAGAGACAAGACAATAGGTTGCTGCTTTTTCTAGTGTTTGGGGCTGGTATCTCTTTCATAAAATTCacaccgccgccccccccccaactgttTCTAGAATAGAGGTCCCTGTCCGGATGCCCTGTCTGACTTGGCTGATGATGAGATTTCAGAGCAgaacctcctcctccctccctccaacagGCAGTCACCTCACAAGATGAGGGACAAGCATTCaacttaacaaaataattttgtacaAAACTGGGGATAAACTGGCAAAGCAAAATATActtatagtattatttttaaaaaaggttttatttgggggtggagtgtgTTATTTTCAGAGGACAATATTTTAAAGTGCTGGCCCAGATGTGGAAGCTTCTTTAATTCAATATCTCcattatagataaagaaactacAGCCCCTACAGTCCAGCAAAGGCCagaaccaccttttttttttttaaggttttttaatttattcatttgagagagagagagaggcagagagagcacaagaagggagagaggcagagagagagggagaagcaggctccccacggagcaagggagcccgatgcgggactccatcccaggaccctgagatcttgacctgagccaaaggcagacacccaaccgactgagccacccagctgccccagaatTGAGATTTTAAATTCCTCATTTCCTGTTTCACTTCAAGGAAAATATGAATTGGAAATCATCTGAAAGCAGGCTGCCAGtgcatttttccttccttataaTCTAGGGGCCTCTTGGGTCTCTGGGAAAACTAAAGCATTGATTAAATCTTAATCCTGATCAGGCAGCTCTTTTACAGACTGTGATGGTCTCAAGCCAGCCCTCAACACAGGAGAGCTAAAAGACAATTGCCACTTAAGAGGCACTTAACAGAAACGGGGATTGCAACACCGTCcaagccccccctccccctggagCAGAGTGAAATGTGGAATAAAGCCACAACCGAGCCATCACAACAACTTAGCAAGCTAAGGCCGGTGCTCACACCAAGCCATTATTGGCTATTGGAAGGTGGAGAAGTAAAGAAAAGAGATGTCAAGCCATCTGAGTGCGTCCCCGGGCAGGCCTGGGATGTCCTAGCATTCTGCAGTGGGCGGAGACAGGATGGAAACTAACATTTTGCTTGCAGATTGGAACTTAAACTTATTATTACTCAGCAAGCTGTTGTCCCTGGAGGCAGGCTCCAGACCCTGTGGATACTGGGGGTCCAGAGAAGGGCTCTGTCCTGAGCAGGCTCACCTCCTTCATCTGGATTTTCAGGTGTATTCTCTGCGCCTTTAATCTCCAAATgacatttttctggttttgttcctAAATTAGTTCTCGATCTGCAGTTCTTAAAATGGAGGCCGTGGCTCCTTTAAGGTGTAAAAATAGGCTTGGGCAGTGGATGCGGTAGAAGCAGCCTCCTTGCTGTGACCTACAaggccctgcatgatctggcccctctgcccctctgaaGTCACCTCCTgtcactctctccctcactcactctgcACCTGCCATACCAGCTGATCTGTCTTATGAAACTGTGAGGCTCATTTCTACTTCAGGCCCTCTGGAGCTGATTGCTGGGGAAGCTTTAGTTCCGTAGACTGGCCCTCAGGTCTCTGGACAAGATGTCTCCCCAGACAGACAGAAAACCGGTTTCACAAAGCCATTCTTGCACTCCTCCAACTCAATCCATCCATTGTGTGTTCGTGGTACGCTGCCTCATCACTTATCACTACCTGACAGGCCTTCTTTATTTACGTGGTGGTGATTTGTCCCCAGACACCACAATGAAAGCTCCAGGAGGTGGGGGACCTTGTCAATCTTGCCCTTTGCTCTATCGTTAGCACCCAGA is part of the Neomonachus schauinslandi chromosome 10, ASM220157v2, whole genome shotgun sequence genome and harbors:
- the OTOR gene encoding LOW QUALITY PROTEIN: otoraplin (The sequence of the model RefSeq protein was modified relative to this genomic sequence to represent the inferred CDS: substituted 1 base at 1 genomic stop codon); protein product: MARLLILSLPGLXAICAVHRIFMDRLASRKLCADDECVYTISLSRAQEDYNAPDCRFINVKKEQQIYVYSKLVQENGAGEFWAGSVYGDDREDEMGTLGYFPSSLVEEQQVYQEATKEVPTTDIDFFCE